From a region of the Nitrospirae bacterium YQR-1 genome:
- a CDS encoding GerMN domain-containing protein, with amino-acid sequence MRRGSTIFLLLIPIFVMVGIGVGYFLMSRGDTPTQLQSVFALKEVEQGKVIGEESTVTVVYRNGMELESVSVKTKKYFDSLKTAEAAVSELLSGEHITVKDAVPDGAKLLGMYYGIDRILYVDISLELKRNFRGDAAIEFLLLKSIYDTITSNIEADDVFLLINGKEEETLGGHCYIKYPLKKMLTQEVKFNET; translated from the coding sequence ATGCGAAGAGGTAGTACGATATTTTTATTGTTGATACCCATCTTTGTAATGGTTGGGATTGGAGTCGGGTATTTTCTTATGTCCCGAGGGGATACCCCCACTCAATTACAAAGCGTGTTTGCACTTAAGGAGGTAGAGCAGGGTAAGGTAATAGGGGAGGAGTCGACCGTAACGGTTGTCTATCGTAACGGCATGGAATTGGAGAGCGTCTCAGTTAAGACAAAGAAGTACTTTGACTCTCTGAAGACGGCGGAGGCGGCAGTGTCTGAGCTTCTAAGTGGTGAGCATATCACAGTCAAAGATGCAGTGCCCGATGGTGCTAAGCTTCTGGGTATGTACTACGGTATTGACAGAATATTGTATGTTGACATATCGCTGGAATTAAAGAGAAACTTCAGGGGAGATGCGGCAATAGAGTTTCTTTTATTAAAGAGTATATATGATACAATAACAAGTAACATAGAGGCGGACGATGTGTTTTTACTTATCAACGGCAAGGAGGAGGAAACTCTGGGAGGCCATTGTTATATAAAGTATCCATTGAAAAAAATGTTGACACAAGAGGTAAAATTTAATGAAACATAA
- the polA gene encoding DNA polymerase I, producing the protein MGKKETYLVDATAFLYRAFHAVRVLSSPTGFPTNAIYGLTTMMFKLINEKKPHAMALIFDSKEKTHRHKIYEAYKAHRPAPPVDFIRQIEPAVKIIEALGIKTIAIAGFEADDIMAAIALKFAGGGSTVYIVSGDKDMMQMLGPDIKIFDPVKNVIIDADYVQKRFSLPPDRLHELMALTGDESDGVPGVKGIGEKTAVEILKDYGSLDELLSYPGKIKNERIRKLIGDNVETIRLSDTLVKLETNVPFNMLYEDIVLKEPSWDALREQFLEYGFSSLLKLIPAAVAAKDKKVSETAVSEITSTAELSKTLQLHQCPGIIAIKSYSKATEGIFPHRGIYFSFDGRSTCHVPLNDDKEAGLALFSEIFLNKDIQKVSCGFKEELHAHGCSGNIENIHDVMTAAYILNPNKVNLQLKDLVMEHLPAFYKAGEADDTAPVLIFKLHELLSDKLKKANLNDLYENVEMALLPVLYDMEKTGVKLNREKVKELSVRYEEEIKTVTRRIFFIAGCEFNINSPKQLQEILFDKLKLSPGKKIKTGYSTDTAVLESLMSKHELPGEIILYRNLSKMKNTYLDTLPGFINSKTGRIHTTFNQCATATGRLSSTAPNLQNIPIKGQWATALREAFCADSGHYIISADYSQIELRILTHLSNDTGFTEAFQGDEDVHAQTAMVIFNIPAQRVTPEHRTVAKSINFGIIYGMSSFGLSEALKISKNDAKSYIETFFSKHAGVGAFINETIERAKKLGYTETVLGRRREIEGLLSSNKTQVLQAERLAVNSPIQGSAADIIKVAMINLHKKIKDGGLKTKMVLQVHDELVFEVPEDELEVAKALIKEEMEGCYPLKVPLRVNIGFGKNWAEAH; encoded by the coding sequence ATGGGAAAAAAAGAAACATATTTAGTTGACGCAACAGCATTTTTGTATCGTGCTTTTCATGCCGTAAGGGTGCTCAGTTCACCAACAGGTTTTCCAACAAACGCTATATACGGGCTGACCACAATGATGTTTAAGCTGATAAATGAAAAAAAGCCTCATGCAATGGCGTTAATTTTTGACTCTAAAGAGAAAACCCATAGACATAAGATATATGAAGCATACAAGGCCCACAGACCCGCACCGCCTGTGGATTTTATCAGACAGATTGAACCAGCCGTGAAAATAATTGAAGCTCTTGGCATTAAAACAATAGCCATAGCCGGCTTTGAGGCCGATGATATAATGGCCGCTATTGCCCTGAAATTTGCCGGTGGCGGCAGTACAGTCTATATCGTATCGGGGGATAAGGATATGATGCAGATGTTAGGGCCGGATATTAAAATATTTGATCCCGTTAAAAATGTGATAATAGATGCCGATTATGTGCAGAAGCGGTTTTCCCTTCCACCTGACCGGCTCCATGAGCTTATGGCGCTAACCGGTGATGAGTCAGACGGTGTGCCGGGGGTTAAGGGCATAGGGGAGAAAACTGCTGTTGAAATATTGAAAGATTACGGCTCTCTGGATGAGCTGTTAAGTTACCCGGGAAAAATAAAAAATGAACGGATTAGAAAACTTATCGGCGACAATGTTGAAACCATCCGGTTAAGCGACACTTTAGTCAAATTAGAGACCAACGTGCCCTTTAATATGTTATATGAGGATATTGTCTTAAAAGAGCCCTCATGGGATGCCCTCAGAGAGCAGTTTCTGGAATATGGTTTTTCTTCTCTTTTAAAACTCATTCCAGCTGCCGTGGCGGCGAAGGACAAAAAAGTCTCAGAGACAGCGGTTTCAGAGATAACCTCAACTGCGGAATTATCAAAAACACTGCAGCTGCACCAGTGCCCTGGGATAATCGCAATAAAGAGCTACAGTAAGGCAACTGAGGGGATTTTCCCTCACAGAGGGATTTATTTTTCCTTTGACGGACGCAGTACCTGTCACGTGCCGCTAAATGACGATAAGGAGGCTGGGTTAGCACTTTTTTCTGAGATTTTCCTTAATAAGGATATTCAAAAGGTTTCCTGCGGCTTTAAAGAAGAGCTCCACGCTCATGGCTGCTCCGGTAATATTGAAAATATTCATGACGTCATGACAGCCGCCTACATATTAAACCCAAACAAGGTAAATCTGCAATTAAAAGATTTGGTCATGGAACATCTCCCGGCTTTTTATAAAGCCGGTGAGGCGGATGACACGGCGCCGGTGTTAATATTTAAACTTCATGAGCTCCTTAGTGATAAGCTAAAAAAAGCAAATCTCAACGATTTGTACGAAAACGTGGAAATGGCGCTTTTACCGGTTCTTTACGATATGGAAAAAACAGGGGTCAAGCTCAACAGGGAAAAGGTGAAAGAGCTTTCCGTCAGATATGAAGAGGAGATAAAAACTGTTACAAGGCGAATATTCTTTATAGCCGGCTGCGAGTTTAACATAAACTCTCCTAAGCAGCTTCAGGAGATACTTTTTGATAAACTCAAACTCTCTCCCGGCAAAAAGATAAAAACCGGTTATTCAACCGACACAGCCGTGCTGGAGTCCCTCATGAGTAAACATGAGCTTCCGGGTGAAATCATCCTCTATCGTAATCTCAGTAAAATGAAAAACACTTATCTGGATACACTGCCTGGATTTATAAACTCAAAAACCGGGCGGATTCACACAACTTTTAACCAGTGCGCTACGGCAACGGGCAGATTAAGCTCCACTGCTCCAAACCTTCAGAACATTCCCATAAAGGGACAGTGGGCAACGGCACTGCGGGAGGCCTTTTGCGCCGATTCCGGGCACTATATAATCTCTGCCGATTACTCTCAAATAGAGCTCCGCATACTCACGCACCTCAGCAATGACACAGGCTTTACAGAAGCATTCCAAGGGGATGAGGACGTCCATGCACAAACAGCCATGGTAATTTTCAACATTCCGGCTCAGCGGGTAACCCCTGAGCATCGCACAGTGGCAAAGAGTATAAATTTTGGGATAATCTATGGAATGTCATCATTTGGCCTTTCAGAGGCTCTTAAGATTTCAAAAAATGATGCCAAAAGCTATATAGAAACCTTTTTTTCCAAACACGCAGGGGTTGGCGCATTTATAAATGAAACCATAGAGAGGGCTAAAAAACTGGGATATACGGAAACGGTGTTGGGCAGAAGACGTGAAATCGAGGGGCTTTTAAGCTCAAACAAGACACAAGTGTTACAGGCCGAGCGGTTGGCTGTAAACTCCCCCATACAGGGCTCTGCCGCCGACATTATAAAAGTGGCAATGATTAACCTTCACAAAAAGATTAAAGACGGGGGGTTAAAAACGAAAATGGTTTTACAGGTGCATGACGAGCTGGTGTTTGAAGTCCCCGAGGATGAGCTTGAGGTGGCAAAGGCATTAATCAAAGAGGAAATGGAGGGCTGCTATCCACTTAAAGTGCCTCTACGGGTTAACATAGGTTTTGGAAAAAACTGGGCGGAGGCTCATTAA
- a CDS encoding DUF3391 domain-containing protein, with product MKKRISADDLRVGMFLDGLDTNWLKTPFVKNRFEITSSEQIKKIKDADIAFVFIDTDRGLDVMPTPEAVKSKAATPEVVISKTVVTDSVDKMPPPVQSTESPAVITRKAPSRVEPTFEEYIKKKEELFSIERTSIVNGSYVDFSLFGKSNMNIDPVLEYKGKEIAVNEEVFVNYCELMITPTDIPRYKSYIRGAASAPGGSQEARNILVKESAKICLKELFNNPKSDEKVQESKEVTEGIIHAILDSKGLITNLLTINKKDFYTYSHSVNLSVLAVATAVSSGVTSEGELFALGMGCLLHDIGKTTIPPEIMAKPFGKLSKFELDIFREHVSEGYNILKLYKGIPEATSYPLLEHHEKVSGKGYPNGLTGANMHTSGKIAAIVDFYDILTTSHPGYKGMSAFEALSHLRSLSADYDPDVLKEFIKILGKTTL from the coding sequence TTGAAAAAACGTATTTCTGCCGATGATTTGAGAGTGGGGATGTTCCTTGACGGATTAGATACAAACTGGTTAAAGACCCCGTTTGTGAAAAACCGCTTTGAAATAACAAGCAGCGAACAAATAAAGAAAATAAAAGATGCAGATATTGCATTTGTTTTTATAGATACAGACAGAGGCCTTGACGTCATGCCAACTCCTGAGGCGGTGAAAAGTAAGGCTGCAACTCCTGAGGTGGTGATAAGTAAAACTGTGGTTACTGATTCTGTTGATAAGATGCCTCCTCCGGTGCAATCCACAGAGAGCCCTGCCGTAATAACCAGAAAAGCACCGTCACGGGTTGAGCCGACATTTGAGGAATATATAAAAAAGAAAGAGGAGCTATTTTCAATAGAGCGAACAAGTATAGTCAACGGTAGTTATGTGGATTTTTCACTATTTGGAAAATCCAATATGAATATAGACCCTGTCTTAGAGTACAAGGGTAAGGAGATAGCGGTAAATGAAGAGGTGTTTGTCAACTACTGCGAATTAATGATAACGCCTACGGATATACCCCGGTATAAATCATACATCAGGGGGGCGGCCTCGGCCCCGGGAGGTTCGCAAGAGGCTAGAAATATCCTTGTAAAGGAAAGTGCCAAAATTTGCTTAAAAGAACTTTTCAATAATCCCAAAAGCGATGAAAAAGTGCAGGAGAGCAAAGAGGTAACAGAAGGTATCATACATGCCATATTAGACAGTAAAGGCCTGATAACTAATCTGCTTACGATAAACAAAAAAGACTTCTATACATACTCCCACTCTGTAAACCTAAGTGTGCTGGCTGTTGCTACCGCCGTGTCATCAGGGGTAACTTCTGAAGGAGAGCTCTTTGCCCTGGGCATGGGCTGTCTGTTGCACGACATAGGAAAGACCACTATCCCTCCGGAGATTATGGCCAAGCCCTTTGGTAAATTAAGTAAATTTGAGCTGGATATTTTCAGGGAACATGTTTCGGAGGGTTATAATATATTAAAGCTGTACAAAGGGATACCGGAGGCAACATCATATCCTCTTTTAGAACATCATGAAAAGGTATCCGGAAAGGGTTATCCAAACGGGCTCACTGGTGCTAATATGCACACGTCGGGGAAAATAGCCGCAATTGTTGACTTCTACGATATTCTGACAACCTCGCATCCTGGATATAAGGGGATGTCCGCCTTTGAAGCTCTGTCTCATCTACGTTCTCTCAGCGCCGATTATGACCCTGATGTGCTAAAGGAATTTATTAAGATTCTGGGTAAAACCACCCTATAG
- a CDS encoding transglycosylase SLT domain-containing protein yields MKLSGLILSILAFVLMSSHEVLAKSTHRHVNKTRAAVDKTGTVSPKTLTDEQLTQKLLFGAPAVYPPAGKANANRVLRWKTVLSERDIQYDTSILAYKGNTAMGLRTSYQNLIAGWWRMVKSGHLRMIYNKSRAESVPFEIVFLALAESSWNASALSQAGAGGYWQFIPETARSYGLIDTHDHRNDPEMSTDAAIALLKDNFKMTHTWDRAFGIKGKKPAASERWLWAFWAYNSSPGTVSQYYRRSRGDPSVFYKYVENVENANYVHKIFGIREVLREYITELKKHPYKKYENTPYGEYIQKWYTLSIVQRKDLILEVNKQFQKHGKKTKKPDPLSLRIKKETEYVLALSRTVQ; encoded by the coding sequence ATGAAGCTATCGGGACTTATTTTATCTATACTGGCATTTGTTTTGATGTCATCCCATGAGGTTTTAGCAAAGTCCACACACCGGCATGTTAATAAAACGAGGGCAGCGGTGGATAAGACCGGTACCGTTTCACCAAAAACCCTCACAGATGAGCAGCTTACTCAGAAGCTGTTATTTGGCGCACCTGCCGTGTATCCACCGGCCGGGAAGGCAAATGCCAACCGGGTTTTAAGATGGAAGACCGTGCTTAGCGAACGTGATATACAGTACGACACAAGCATACTGGCATACAAGGGAAATACTGCAATGGGGCTTAGGACCTCTTACCAGAACCTGATAGCCGGATGGTGGAGAATGGTAAAAAGCGGCCATTTAAGGATGATTTACAACAAGAGCCGGGCTGAGTCTGTGCCATTTGAAATAGTGTTTTTAGCTCTTGCCGAGTCTTCGTGGAACGCTTCCGCCTTGTCACAGGCAGGGGCGGGCGGCTACTGGCAATTTATTCCTGAAACGGCAAGGTCCTATGGACTCATAGACACTCATGACCACCGCAATGATCCTGAAATGAGCACAGATGCCGCCATTGCATTACTTAAGGATAACTTTAAAATGACTCATACCTGGGACAGAGCATTTGGGATTAAAGGTAAAAAACCGGCTGCCTCAGAGCGCTGGCTGTGGGCCTTCTGGGCATACAACAGCTCTCCGGGCACTGTATCACAGTACTACCGCCGGAGCAGGGGTGACCCGTCAGTTTTTTACAAGTATGTTGAAAATGTTGAAAACGCCAACTACGTCCACAAGATATTTGGAATCAGAGAAGTTCTCAGAGAATACATCACAGAGCTAAAAAAACACCCGTACAAAAAATATGAAAACACTCCATACGGAGAGTATATTCAGAAGTGGTACACTCTCTCAATTGTGCAACGTAAGGACCTTATCCTTGAGGTAAATAAGCAATTTCAAAAGCACGGTAAAAAAACAAAAAAACCCGATCCGCTGTCACTGCGTATAAAAAAAGAAACTGAATATGTATTAGCGCTGTCCAGGACTGTTCAATAG
- a CDS encoding N-acetylmuramoyl-L-alanine amidase, with protein MKKRHVLSSALVMVAAVLWSLVAVAMESSSVSVRYSEQAGYIRFVFELPDESWLNQAKVMASYSVIKVSLPDSFTIAPPKLPENIKFSSRENNIYLNVVNLENIKVIKLSGPYRVVVDAFVTDYKKPEQTVPAESKELKQLTIVIDAGHGGNDIGLPVGNTKESVLTLSLANELSKMINTRSAKAVLLRKDDSYMSLNSRITEASKRRISVFISLHVSEGRFFSVYRTTLPAGSQTLSLRYRTDMAQAAYLERSLGLAEAVETSLRETFTDVEVYHREMPLLLLNSVAAPAVLIEIPQSSDFLYNASTLKSISEAVYKALASYAKR; from the coding sequence GTGAAAAAGAGGCATGTGCTTTCTTCTGCGCTTGTTATGGTGGCAGCGGTTTTATGGTCTTTGGTTGCTGTGGCGATGGAAAGTAGTAGTGTTTCTGTGCGCTACAGCGAGCAAGCAGGATACATCCGCTTTGTTTTTGAACTGCCTGATGAGTCGTGGCTCAATCAGGCAAAGGTTATGGCCTCTTATAGTGTCATAAAAGTATCGCTTCCGGATTCCTTTACAATAGCACCACCTAAATTACCGGAAAATATTAAATTCTCCAGCAGGGAGAACAATATATATTTGAATGTTGTGAATCTCGAAAACATAAAAGTGATAAAACTCTCAGGCCCCTACAGAGTTGTGGTTGATGCCTTTGTCACAGACTACAAGAAACCGGAGCAAACAGTCCCTGCGGAAAGTAAGGAGTTAAAACAGCTTACGATTGTTATAGATGCCGGGCATGGCGGCAATGATATAGGATTACCGGTTGGGAACACAAAAGAGAGTGTCCTTACGCTTTCTTTGGCTAATGAACTCTCAAAAATGATAAACACACGGTCGGCTAAAGCTGTTTTACTCAGAAAAGACGATTCCTATATGAGTTTGAACAGCCGCATAACAGAGGCGTCAAAGAGGCGTATAAGTGTATTTATATCTTTGCACGTATCTGAGGGCAGGTTTTTCTCTGTTTATAGAACAACATTGCCTGCCGGTTCACAAACACTTTCATTACGCTACAGGACCGATATGGCTCAAGCTGCTTATTTAGAAAGAAGTCTGGGACTTGCAGAGGCTGTTGAAACATCGCTGAGGGAGACCTTTACCGATGTTGAGGTTTACCACAGAGAGATGCCGCTGCTGCTCCTTAACTCTGTAGCTGCTCCGGCAGTTTTGATTGAGATTCCGCAAAGTAGTGATTTTTTATATAATGCGAGTACCTTAAAATCCATCTCAGAGGCTGTTTACAAGGCTTTGGCGTCATATGCGAAGAGGTAG
- a CDS encoding DsbC family protein: MKKLLFIALLLITVLCYYSANVWGMSGCDTNCSACHTLTEDEATEILKQLGPSITVKRVQVAPSKGLWEIAVKAEDKEGHQKDGVVYLDYSKGNVILGNIIKLKTRENLTDKRMGELKKFDYKSIPLKNALLLGEKSAKHKLIVFTDPDCPFCQKLHGDLKQVVSERSDIAFYIILFPLTEIHPDAYKKTASIMCKKSLKLLDDVMEKKEIAEDKCGSKIIDENIKLGNKLGITGTPTVILPDGRQYRGNMKTDELIKGIENK; encoded by the coding sequence GTGAAGAAATTATTGTTTATAGCGCTACTGCTTATCACAGTGTTATGTTATTATTCGGCAAATGTTTGGGGGATGAGCGGTTGTGACACAAACTGCAGCGCCTGCCACACTTTAACCGAGGATGAGGCCACGGAGATATTAAAGCAGCTGGGCCCCTCAATTACTGTAAAGAGGGTTCAGGTGGCTCCGTCAAAGGGACTGTGGGAGATAGCAGTAAAGGCGGAGGATAAGGAAGGCCACCAGAAGGACGGTGTTGTGTATCTTGATTACTCTAAGGGCAATGTAATATTAGGGAACATTATTAAGTTAAAAACCAGAGAAAACCTGACTGATAAACGTATGGGGGAGTTAAAAAAGTTTGATTACAAATCCATACCGTTAAAGAATGCCCTGCTGCTTGGAGAGAAAAGTGCTAAGCATAAACTAATAGTTTTTACCGACCCTGACTGTCCTTTTTGTCAGAAGCTTCACGGCGATTTAAAACAGGTGGTTTCTGAAAGAAGCGATATTGCATTTTACATCATATTGTTCCCGCTTACGGAGATTCATCCTGATGCATACAAGAAAACTGCTTCAATAATGTGTAAAAAATCTTTAAAGCTCCTTGATGATGTAATGGAAAAGAAGGAAATAGCAGAGGACAAATGCGGCTCTAAAATTATTGATGAAAATATAAAACTTGGAAACAAACTTGGGATAACCGGCACTCCTACCGTTATCTTACCCGATGGCAGACAATACAGGGGAAACATGAAAACAGATGAATTAATCAAAGGAATTGAAAATAAGTAA
- the rph gene encoding ribonuclease PH, with the protein MRVDGRADNELRAVKMDLGVMKHAEGSVLISAGDTRVICTVTIEDTVPPFLKDKGKGWITAEYGMLPRSTNQRMQREARGGKQSGRTQEIQRLIGRALRSVVDLKSLGERTILIDCDVLQADGGTRTAAITGAYVALAEALRFAKENGIILKSVLRDYLAAVSVGVVEGKPMLDLSYSEDSTADVDMNVVMTGTGKFVEIQGTAEGHPFSRQTMDILIALASKGIGELVEMQKEALSA; encoded by the coding sequence ATGAGAGTTGATGGCAGAGCAGACAATGAGCTAAGAGCAGTTAAGATGGACTTGGGAGTTATGAAACATGCCGAGGGCTCCGTACTAATCAGCGCCGGCGATACCAGAGTAATCTGTACTGTAACAATAGAGGACACGGTACCGCCGTTTTTAAAGGACAAGGGCAAGGGCTGGATAACTGCCGAATACGGCATGTTGCCTAGGTCAACCAACCAGCGAATGCAAAGAGAGGCCCGCGGGGGTAAACAAAGCGGGCGGACTCAGGAAATCCAGCGTCTCATAGGGAGGGCTCTTCGCTCGGTAGTTGATTTAAAATCACTGGGCGAGAGAACAATTCTTATAGATTGCGATGTTTTGCAGGCAGACGGGGGCACTCGTACCGCCGCCATAACCGGAGCCTATGTCGCCCTGGCTGAGGCGCTAAGGTTTGCCAAAGAAAACGGGATAATTCTCAAGTCTGTGCTTAGAGACTACCTTGCCGCAGTAAGCGTGGGGGTTGTAGAAGGTAAACCGATGCTTGACTTAAGCTATAGTGAGGATAGCACCGCCGATGTTGATATGAATGTTGTAATGACAGGGACAGGGAAATTTGTTGAAATTCAGGGGACGGCAGAGGGCCATCCCTTTAGCAGGCAGACTATGGACATTCTTATTGCCCTGGCTTCTAAGGGAATAGGGGAGTTGGTGGAGATGCAAAAAGAGGCACTATCCGCATGA
- the murI gene encoding glutamate racemase yields MADKPIGIFDSGVGGLTVLKAIHALLPNESTIYLGDTARVPYGIRSPETVTKYSLENSSFLIENGIKLLIIACNTASAISLDIIKQTFDIPVLGVIDSGAGAAVSATGNNRIGVIGTETTIKSGAYRRAIQQIDDSIVVFERPCPLFVPLVEEGWLDTDVTLLVATRYLADLKESLIDTLVLGCTHYPLLKNVIRKVMGEGVTLIDSAIEKSVNVKALLSEMDILKKSTDGTYRKYYVTDSPERFQNIGKRFLEDPIEDITKIEVASLETAVAV; encoded by the coding sequence GTGGCTGATAAACCTATCGGTATATTCGACTCAGGGGTGGGCGGCCTTACAGTGTTAAAGGCGATACATGCTCTGCTCCCTAACGAAAGTACCATATACTTAGGTGACACGGCAAGAGTGCCTTACGGGATACGGTCTCCTGAAACTGTAACAAAGTATTCCCTGGAAAACAGTTCTTTCCTGATAGAAAACGGCATCAAGCTTCTGATAATAGCGTGCAATACGGCCTCGGCAATCAGTCTTGACATAATAAAACAGACGTTTGATATCCCTGTTTTGGGCGTTATAGACTCAGGAGCCGGGGCAGCGGTCAGTGCCACCGGAAACAACCGAATTGGTGTAATCGGCACAGAGACCACAATAAAAAGTGGTGCTTACAGGAGGGCTATACAGCAAATTGACGACTCCATAGTCGTATTTGAGCGTCCCTGCCCGCTCTTTGTTCCGCTTGTTGAGGAGGGGTGGCTTGACACGGATGTTACTCTGTTGGTAGCCACCAGGTATCTTGCCGACCTGAAGGAGTCCCTGATAGATACACTTGTGCTGGGCTGCACACACTATCCGCTTTTGAAAAATGTTATAAGAAAAGTGATGGGTGAAGGGGTCACATTGATAGATTCAGCCATAGAGAAGTCTGTAAATGTCAAAGCACTGCTTTCAGAGATGGATATTCTCAAAAAAAGCACAGACGGTACTTACAGGAAGTATTACGTAACGGACAGTCCTGAGAGATTCCAAAATATCGGTAAGCGATTTCTGGAGGACCCCATAGAGGATATAACCAAAATCGAGGTAGCCTCCCTTGAAACGGCAGTAGCCGTTTAA